The Arvicola amphibius chromosome 4, mArvAmp1.2, whole genome shotgun sequence genome includes the window CACCTGGGGCTTGAGCAGGGGCACTGAGACCACCTGGATGTCACCCAAGTTGGTGAGCACCGCCAGGTGGTGCTCCCCGTAGTCCTCGGCCCTGCAGCTGCCAAAGTGAGCAACGCCAACTCTTCGTACCCGTGAGCCCTCCAGGGCCGTCAGTTTCAGCTTCAGCTTGGCGCTCACCTTGGGCAGCGTGAATACCTGGGCACATGTGGCAGTTGGCCATGAGTCACACCATAACCGGGCTGTGGTTCTCCTACCCATTACTACCACGGGGATCTTGTCCTATAGCAGGTACCTCACAGTGTACAACAAGCTCATCTGAATCCTATTGTCCCTCAGCTCTCCAGATGCAAATCTTGGGCCCGGAGGATACAAGGCCACTGACATCTAGTTTGGGCATTCTGTACCTCCCACAGATGTGGGGTTTGCCCCAGTGTTTCTACGTCTGACCTGACACACACAAGATATCCACtaccccttctctttcctgtgaTCCTGAAACACATGCTCCAACTCCAAATGAGAACCTTAGACCCAGCTATCATTATTTATGTTCAGGGACTGAACTCTGATGTCCTAGGGACATCCAGGGGACCCAGCCATGTGGCACCTTGAATTGTTCCTCTGATACCACGAGCAACTGGTGGCTCCCTTGCATGTCTGGGCTCTTCGACAGGTCATGGGCTACTTCCAGGGGCTCGGGCAGGGGTACATTGTGTCCGTCAAGCACCAGGATGCCCACTACAGGTGCACGATGCATCAGCTGAATCTCCTTGGCTACAGAAGAGGCAGGTTAGGGAAGAGGCAGTTTGGGGACCAGGCTATTATGGGTGGCTTGGTGACACCACACACCCCCCAACCTAAGTAGGTCAGGTCCCCTGGGTTTTCCCAGTTCACTCACCCTGCTCAGCCCGGACTGGCTCATCCATTCTCCGCTCTGCAGGCGGCACGCGCAGGGAAAAGGCGTAGACAGTACCTCCATTGGTGCCAGCCCACAGTGAAGGGCAGTGGCGGGAGCCTGTCGAAAGGTAAAGGGTTGGGTATCTAACACTGGGCTCTGGGAGTTGAGCGGGGCTGGCAACCTGGGCTTCCACCTCAAGCCTTGCTCCTGAAAACCTAAAGTTAAGTTGGCAAGCTTCTTCAagctcagtttcctcctctgtcaaACAGACATGCCGTGGGCCTCTCCGGCTCCCGGGAAAGTATCCCACAGTCTCACGGGGCTCCCCACACAGATGATACTGAACCTAGGCTGCCCTTGTAGGGACATAGGAGTGGCCACTCACACTCAGCAGGGAAGAACCAGCTAGGAATAAACACTGCCACGTGCCTACTGGGTGGCAACAGGAACTATGCCACCCCCAGCCCCTATGGAGGGAGAACACAGCAGTCCCCTGTTTTACATGAGAGGAAGCTGAGGGCCAGAAAGGTTAGGTGACATGTCTAAGGCCATGTCTCTGCTTCTAGAGAGCAGAGGAGCAAGGCTGACTGTCACATCCGGGAGGAGAAGTATTGGCTCTGTCTGCACCAACAGACCAACCCCTCGAGGGTTCTAGGCAAGCAGCATTGCCTATATGATTACCCATCTACCATTTCCTCATGCCAGAGAGTCTGCCTATTCATCCTTCATGCTAGGGGCATCTCCCGCCACAATGTGTTCCACACCCCCAACCTCAGGCTAGCTACTCACTGTCCCTTAGGTAGGTGTCAGCAAAATAGAGGGTCCGAACAAAGCCAGTGAAGGAGTCCTCTGCTGAGCGGGCCTCGATCTTGCGTTGCACCGGTGCCAATTCCATGTTCTGCAGGCCTGTTCTCTCCGCCTTGCTGCCCATGGCCTGAGCCTGCAAGAAGTTGGGCTGGGCCTAAGGGTGGGCTCTTGCCTCTGCTCCTCAATGCTAATCCTTCCAAGGAAGGACTGGCCATAGCCTAGCCAACCACCCGACTGCCTGGGCCTAAGAGGACATCGCCCTAGTAAGAGGTTTTCTGAGGAAATCGCTTgacttctcagcatctcatgggtagaaagggacagaaaaataatacaattgtgctggctaattttctgtcagcttgacacaggttagagtcacctgggaaccccagctgagaaaatgcctctataagactGGTCCcaagcaagcctgtagggcattttcttaattagtgattgatggaggaaggcccagcccatagtGGGTGGTGCCAATCCTGGGCGGATGTtatctaagaaagcaggctgagcaagccactaagcaatattcctctatggcctctgcatcagctcctgcctccaggatcctgccctctcagtgatgaacagtggtgtgtaagtataagccaaataaaccctctcctccccagcttgcttttggtcacggtgtttcatctcagcaacgGAAGCCCTGACAGCCATCATAAATATTTACTTGGGACTTGCCTCTAAGGCTAAGCATCACAGCTATGGCTTTTTGgatatggggaaactgaggcacaatgaCAGTGTGGCATGTATAAGCCACTTGGTTAGTAGGTGGTGAACCTACTTGGCCTGGCCTGGATTCAGATCCTGGGCTCATAgcccagggagggagagagagagaaaaagagagagagagagagagttgtatgGTCCTGTAGACAGCTGCTTGGGCCTCACCTCTCCTGCGGGGCCACCAGGTCGCCGTTTATGATTGGACACCCTGCTGCGGCGCATCCGACGGAATGACTGCCGCAAAGACTTCTTGAGGGACTTTACTCGAGACAGTGGGCCCTCCAAGGCCAGCTGGTCACTGGGGTGCAGTGTACACCTTGAGAGAGGGGGATGTCATGTCAGGCCATCAACACTACAGGGCCCCCTCCCGAGAGCCTCACGAGGTCCCAGTCCCAATCCCAGTCCCCAGCCCCAAACGCCCCGCTCACTTGACAAAGACCTGCCGCCGCTGCTGGTGATCAAAGAGGCCGAAGCCATGGCTGGTGCCAAAGGCTACAAGCCGCCACTCAGAGTGCAGAGCCAAGGAGGTGACCACGGCTGGGGGCTGGCACTGGACCAAGACAAAGGGCTGAAAGCCTGGCTCAAAGCTCACAGGCCCCGGGCGGGCGGCGAGGCGCTCGTGCCCCTTCCAGCGGTAGCCCTCCTGGTCCTGCAGCAGGTCAGCCTCCACGTACTCCACAGCATGCTCTGCCGCCTCATCGTTCAGCTCCAGCACCAGCacctggggtggggtgagggcgGCAGACAGTTCGGCGGAGCCCAGGTACCACAGCACAGCAAAGGACTTGGGAACCAAGGCAAAGTCCTCTGCCTGACTCCAGCCCAGATCCTCATTTCCGGAGTGGGAGCACAAGCCGCTCTGGGGGCCACTCACTATGGGGAATCAAGCATCCTGTGCCTGCCGGGAAAAGCTGCAGGCGTGCTCCCAATGTCGCTGCCAGATAGGGGATCCTGTTCCCGATGTGCAAAGCCACCCAACCACTCTGCCCTCGACTCCCACCCTGCCCAGCCTGCTACCTGCCCTGCTGTGCCTGCCACAGCCAGGTAGCCACTGTATTTACAGAGGAAAATCTTCTGGATGCCCAGCCGGGGGTCATCACTGTAGGGATCAAAGGAGCCCACCTGCCGAGGTAGGGAGAGACCTGTGAGTGGCCACTGGGCCATCCTAGCTTGGTTCCCCTCACCCCTAGCACCCGGGCTCCTGGCCTCACCTTGCGGAGTGGGGGCCACTCATCCTCACCCTGGGCACTGAGGTTCTCGTTGAGGTCTGTGTCTGTGAGGAACACCCTCACCGTACTGAGTTTGTAGAGTAGCCGTAAGCAGACTCCCGAGGCATCCCAGAACCGCACTGTGCCATCTTCGTGCCTGCGGGCAGAGCCTGGTGAGGGCTATGCCAGCCAGGATGCCTGGGGTCTCCAACACACAACCCAGGGCTCTGTTCCTACCCACCATGGCCTCCTTGGTAAAGGGAAAGTAGTCACTAAAGCCACCTACCCTGTGAGCAGCAGGTCCctctggggtggaggtggggccaGGTTGGTGCCACCATCTATGGGCCACTCCTAGAAGAGATCAGAAAGTCCAAGAGAACCTGGGCCCAAGTCAGGAGTGGGCCTGGGGCCAGGACTGGACCTACCATGGCGGAGAAGTGCAGGTTCTGGCGGCTGCCCGCGGCCATGACGCGCTCCCACAGCTTCAGGGGGATGTTGGAGACGTGGTGAGAGCAGGTGATAGCAGAACAGTGCAGAGAGGCAAGGTAGGGCAGCTGCACTGGTGGCCAGCCCGCCGTCCGCAGGTCGATCACCACCAGCTCCTCCTCTGCCAGCACCACAAGGGCGTAGGGGTCGTCAAAAGCtggagcacagacagacagacagtcagggCCAGGCGGCCGCAGCCCCGTCTGGCCTGCAGAAAACGCTCCAGGCTAAGAGCTGGATCCATCAAGGTCTACTGCACGTCCTGTGCAAAATAAGAGCTACAAGCAGGCtttgcggtggtggcgcacgcctttaatcccagcactcgggaggcagaggcaggcggatctctgcgagattgaggccagcctggtctacagagcgagttccagggcagccaggactacacagagaaacctgaagAGCTCCAAGCATCACAATCAAGGCGCCTCTGCATGGCTGTCCTAGGCACCAGTCCCACTGAGAACCTAACAAGAGCTCCGTCTGGCACGGAAGCAGCTAGAAGTGCTGGCTTGGGAAACTAGTGTGTGGTATTGGCTGATGACCTGATCTGTCAAGGGTGGGAcggtgagtgttttgtctgccgCAGCACCTCAGTTTGCCCTGTAGGCCCAAAGGGGGGACAGGTAGCAAGTCACCAAGTGTGTCTGTGTCCCCACAGAGTGGCCCTTAGGCATTAACCTATAGACAACTTCTCGAGGCAAACACGAGAGGATGGaacagagcaggaggagggaggagaggctgagAAAGAGCAAACACAGGCCTGGGGTCTCCCTGGGTGGGGGAAGACCAGAAGACTCAAAGCCAGGAGTAATTGGAACAGTTCCGGCTGCGATCCCTGAGGATGCTGGCTGGGTAAATCATGGTAACTGACAAAGCAGAcctgcccttctctcccagaCAGTTCCAAGGCCTCCTCCCTGATTCTACACCAGCCCTTGCTAGGCTTGTCAGTGTTCCTGTTTCTGGGGCAGACTCAGGGTTGGCCCCACACAACTACCCGCTACCCCACCCAGATTTTACCACATCTAAGCCAGGACCCTCTCGCCAAGTTGGACAGACATAAACCCAGCAATGCAGATCTGCCCGAGTGGGCCAAATCCCTTAAGGAGAGCTTGGGACAGGTAAAAGGTGTAGCCTGGAATGGTGACATTCCAGACTGGGTCTCCACCTGGGAGAACGGCAGGGAGGGACAGAGCAGGATCACAGGTGTCACTGGCCTTGGTGACACTAAGAAGAGGTAATAAGGCCAAGAGACCCGGAAGGGTGGCAGGTTTGGGAGCATCGACCCCAGCACCCTTCTTCATTTTTTCCAGAACCCCAACTCCTCATGCTCACTCACCAGCTGTAGGGTCAGCCTCCGTGAGGACGGTGAAGTCAATGACACGGGAGGTGAAGTCGAAGGCTGTCTGCTGGCCATCGTGGACCACGGAGATGCAGTGGCGGTCCCCATAACTGGCACGTGGCATACCGCCCTGGAAGATGGTGAAGGGCAACCTGCAGGAACAGGAGAAAGGTGGGCTGGGGTTCAGTCCCACTCCCGACAGCCTTGTGCAAGCTGGGCTGGAGGCTGGGGGACCCCAGAGCCTGACGGGAAACCAGTCCCCAGGATGGCTGGAGGGGGCAGAGTAGATTCTCATTTCTTCCCAACTGCAACAGCCTAGGAGGATTTTGGGGTGAAATGGGGCACCTGGGCCAGGAGCCATCTCCCCTCTTCTACAGGGGCCTCCTACACGTTCCCACACCAGGTCTCGCTAGATACAATTCCTTCAGAAGAAATGGCGCTGTGGCCACCAGAGTACAGAACCCTGGCTGACGGCATCTCTCTGGGAAGGCTAAAGGAAGGTAGGGGAATGGATTTTGCAAGAGCTACCTACCGAAAGGTGGAATAACAAATCTGACACCCTACCCTACCGTGTCCCTGGGACCAAGACCACGTTAGTCCTCATTAGGCCCTGACTCCCCAGACTCAGGGCTGAGCCCAGGGCTCTTTCCAGGGAAGCTGTACTAAGTGGGAATGACAGTATCGGCACTCACCCTTGCCTGGTGGTAAGCCAGAAGATTTTGGTTATAGCCTTGCAAGGAAAGGGACCTGGAAGAAAAGGTGTTATCTTGAGAGGGTTTCCCACAAGGTCTGGTTTCCTCGCTCTAATCACATTAGGGGAGGCTTTCTCTCTGCACATCCCTGAGACAGCCACAGTGGGAACCAGGAAACCAGCTCCGTGGCTTTAGACTAAACCCTGAACCTCTCTGGGTCCAGATTCTGGTTCTGTGAGCTAGGCAGCCTCCTCCACCTGAGGCCAGGGAAGACCGAAGGTGCTTCTCAGGCAGAAGACAGGGAGAGATCCTAGAGGCAAAAGCACTGACCATAAGGTATGGAGCTGCACAGGGGATCTGGGTTCTGGGTGTCACTGGGCacgggccactggcagtggctgCCATCAGAGTGGCAGGTGACGATCAGGCAGCCATCCCGCTGCCAGCTGGCATTCTCCAGTTGCtttgagggggaagaggaagtgatTAGAAGTGGATCAGGGCAGCGGTCTATACATGGGCCTTGGAGAGCCAACCCCCGCCCCCCCAGACACCACCTACCTGGCTGCTGAGGAAGTGGGAAAGCACACGACTGCCCTGAAGGTCCCAGATGACAACAAGGCCTCGGCTGTAGCCAATGAGGATCTGGTTGGGGTCACGGGGGTGCTCCTGCAGAGCTTCCACCATCTCGAACACTCGCCGGTGGCGGGCCTCCTCTGGCAGCCTAGGCAAGGGAGTGCCATGAGCCCATGCAACAGTGCGTACCCCACATGCCAGCCTGGGAAGATGGTAGGGCCAGCCACATCACAGTGAGGGCCATGTCAAACAAGAGatggtatttatatattttaaaacacacacacacacacatcccaaaaaACTTTGGGGGGGCAGGTATGATCGTAACCACTGTAACTCCAAAACTTAGGATGCTCAAATCTTCAGAGACAAAAGTCTgctggtgtgatggcacatg containing:
- the Llgl2 gene encoding LLGL scribble cell polarity complex component 2 isoform X2; this encodes MRRFLRTGHDPARERLKRDLFQFNKTVEHGFPHQPSALGYSPSLHILAIGTRSGAIKLYGAPGVEFMGLHKENNAVMQIHFLPGQCQLVTLLDDNSLHLWSLKVKGGVSELQEEESFTLRGAPGAAPSATQITEILPHSSGELLYLGTESGTVFVVQLPGFRTLDDRTISSEAVLQWLPEEARHRRVFEMVEALQEHPRDPNQILIGYSRGLVVIWDLQGSRVLSHFLSSQQLENASWQRDGCLIVTCHSDGSHCQWPVPSDTQNPDPLCSSIPYGPFPCKAITKIFWLTTRQGLPFTIFQGGMPRASYGDRHCISVVHDGQQTAFDFTSRVIDFTVLTEADPTAAFDDPYALVVLAEEELVVIDLRTAGWPPVQLPYLASLHCSAITCSHHVSNIPLKLWERVMAAGSRQNLHFSAMEWPIDGGTNLAPPPPQRDLLLTGHEDGTVRFWDASGVCLRLLYKLSTVRVFLTDTDLNENLSAQGEDEWPPLRKVGSFDPYSDDPRLGIQKIFLCKYSGYLAVAGTAGQVLVLELNDEAAEHAVEYVEADLLQDQEGYRWKGHERLAARPGPVSFEPGFQPFVLVQCQPPAVVTSLALHSEWRLVAFGTSHGFGLFDHQQRRQVFVKCTLHPSDQLALEGPLSRVKSLKKSLRQSFRRMRRSRVSNHKRRPGGPAGEAQAMGSKAERTGLQNMELAPVQRKIEARSAEDSFTGFVRTLYFADTYLRDSSRHCPSLWAGTNGGTVYAFSLRVPPAERRMDEPVRAEQAKEIQLMHRAPVVGILVLDGHNVPLPEPLEVAHDLSKSPDMQGSHQLLVVSEEQFKVFTLPKVSAKLKLKLTALEGSRVRRVGVAHFGSCRAEDYGEHHLAVLTNLGDIQVVSVPLLKPQVRYSCIRREDVSGIASCVFTKYGQGFYLISPSEFERFSLSTKWLVEPRCLVDSTKTKNHSHPSNGNNTDPKRTSGQVRNSRSQSDGEALTPFTPVMRVLGRGPRTGPT
- the Llgl2 gene encoding LLGL scribble cell polarity complex component 2 isoform X1: MRRFLRTGHDPARERLKRDLFQFNKTVEHGFPHQPSALGYSPSLHILAIGTRSGAIKLYGAPGVEFMGLHKENNAVMQIHFLPGQCQLVTLLDDNSLHLWSLKVKGGVSELQEEESFTLRGAPGAAPSATQITEILPHSSGELLYLGTESGTVFVVQLPGFRTLDDRTISSEAVLQWLPEEARHRRVFEMVEALQEHPRDPNQILIGYSRGLVVIWDLQGSRVLSHFLSSQQLENASWQRDGCLIVTCHSDGSHCQWPVPSDTQNPDPLCSSIPYGPFPCKAITKIFWLTTRQGLPFTIFQGGMPRASYGDRHCISVVHDGQQTAFDFTSRVIDFTVLTEADPTAAFDDPYALVVLAEEELVVIDLRTAGWPPVQLPYLASLHCSAITCSHHVSNIPLKLWERVMAAGSRQNLHFSAMEWPIDGGTNLAPPPPQRDLLLTGHEDGTVRFWDASGVCLRLLYKLSTVRVFLTDTDLNENLSAQGEDEWPPLRKVGSFDPYSDDPRLGIQKIFLCKYSGYLAVAGTAGQVLVLELNDEAAEHAVEYVEADLLQDQEGYRWKGHERLAARPGPVSFEPGFQPFVLVQCQPPAVVTSLALHSEWRLVAFGTSHGFGLFDHQQRRQVFVKCTLHPSDQLALEGPLSRVKSLKKSLRQSFRRMRRSRVSNHKRRPGGPAGEAQAMGSKAERTGLQNMELAPVQRKIEARSAEDSFTGFVRTLYFADTYLRDSSRHCPSLWAGTNGGTVYAFSLRVPPAERRMDEPVRAEQAKEIQLMHRAPVVGILVLDGHNVPLPEPLEVAHDLSKSPDMQGSHQLLVVSEEQFKVFTLPKVSAKLKLKLTALEGSRVRRVGVAHFGSCRAEDYGEHHLAVLTNLGDIQVVSVPLLKPQVRYSCIRREDVSGIASCVFTKYGQGFYLISPSEFERFSLSTKWLVEPRCLVDSTKTKNHSHPSNGNNTDPKRTSGQVRNSRSQSDGEEKKPGPVMEHALLNDEWVLKEIQSTLEGNQGSYGNWRSHRVAVGCSLSNGEAE